In Euphorbia lathyris chromosome 10, ddEupLath1.1, whole genome shotgun sequence, a single genomic region encodes these proteins:
- the LOC136209025 gene encoding isocitrate dehydrogenase [NAD] catalytic subunit 5, mitochondrial — protein sequence MASHILRRVLSNRSSAQILSSSTSNAGQQSSWLASASSARAFFSSSAITATLFPGDGIGPEIAESVKQIFKEADVPVEWEEHYVGTEIDPRTQSFLTWESLESVRRNKVGLKGPMATPIGKGHRSLNLTLRKELNLYANVRPCNSLPGYKTRYDDVNLITIRENTEGEYSGLEHQVVRGVVESLKIITRQASLRVAEYAFHYAKAHGRERVSAIHKANIMQKTDGLFLKCCREVAEKYPEIVYEEVVIDNCCMMLVKNPALFDVLVMPNLYGDIISDLCAGLVGGLGLTPSLNIGEGGIALAEAVHGSAPDIAGKNLANPTALLLSGVSMLRHLELHDKADRIQDAILKTIAEGKYRTADLGGSASTSDFTKAICDHL from the exons ATGGCTTCTCACATCCTAAGACGCGTTCTATCTAACCGCTCTTCCGCTCAGATCCTCTCCTCTTCTACGTCCAACGCCGGCCAGCAGTCCTCCTGGTTAGCTTCAGCTTCTTCCGCCAGAGCTTTCTTTTCTTCCTCTGCTATTACAGCCACTCTCTTTCCCGGCGACGGTATCGGCCCTGAGATCGCTGAGTCCGTCAAACAG ATATTTAAAGAAGCTGATGTCCCAGTTGAATGGGAAGAACATTATGTTGGGACTGAAATCGATCCAAGGACTCAGAGTTTTCTAACGTGGGAAAGTTTGGAGTCTGTTCGGCGCAATAAAGTAGGCTTGAAAGGGCCGATGGCCACACCAATTGGTAAAGGCCATAGATCATTGAATCTCACCCTCAGGAAGGAACTTAATTTATATGCGAATGTCAGGCCTTGCAACAGCCTCCCAGGTTATAAAACCCGTTATGATGATGTGAATCTTATAACTATCCGTGAAAATACTGAAGGAGAATACAGTGGACTTGAACATcaa GTGGTGAGAGGTGTTGTTGAAAGTCTCAAAATCATCACTCGCCAGGCAAGTTTGAGGGTGGCTGAATATGCTTTTCACTATGCAAAAGCCCATGGCCGAGAGAGAGTGTCTGCAATACACAAGGCAAACATTATGCAGAAAACTGATGGTCTGTTTCTTAAG TGTTGTCGAGAGGTTGCTGAGAAGTACCCTGAGATAGTATATGAGGAAGTTGTTATTGACAACTGCTGCATGATG CTTGTGAAGAATCCAGCACTCTTTGATGTACTGGTGATGCCAAACCTCTATGGTGACATTATCAGTGACCTTTGTGCAGGGTTGGTTGGTGGTTTGGGCTTAACACCAAG CTTGAATATTGGCGAGGGAGGCATTGCTCTTGCTGAAGCTGTACATGGGTCAGCACCTGATATTGCCGGAAAG AATCTGGCGAACCCGACAGCCTTGCTGCTAAGTGGTGTCTCAATGTTACGCCATCTCGAGCTCCATGACAAGGCTGATAGGATTCAGGATGCGATCCTTAAAACAATTGCTGAAGGTAAGTACCGAACAGCTGATCTTGGTGGGTCTGCATCAACATCCGATTTTACCAAGGCGATATGCGATCACCTTTAA